One region of Gigantopelta aegis isolate Gae_Host chromosome 7, Gae_host_genome, whole genome shotgun sequence genomic DNA includes:
- the LOC121377134 gene encoding uncharacterized protein LOC121377134 isoform X1 → MLSEEDNITEVPPLPPRVDSVTRNVSSPPVVNADVGFKQYKQTHAMYAAAAAGAGVGRPPGPGRAGCPFKPRSIARTSPDRFYESHSGSAYISHLLTHGSVDDGFHRKNIVLSQRLPRWIWFLIARSLGIKLSSSRNDRPIFATILHFITVTTALAFGVSGFWFKVYDIKSEFSRTTVLIGCVSILIGFAWMLFGIYAHRLAGTLFSNKNFAEAVRMHSKTFMKVSIALILMVLSFLVVAINLFGSFNLMYDASCTNIQLSPVVCHMMYISRAVYAFFCVLWNLLVVFILLSVCRTHTIGIRRFMRELAVDAQMFEKYWMENLLSVDSTPQTEHSQPTSDDWYIWDDKVNDSEENDEVTSQNVFLESVSDRTDLQTPSDVLSSQRPAERVSPEKSHRAKDSSGDADQEDDEEKLKQSGEMAGDEEPGADDDKRQESWDGSLILTNDELLFSYWKIYSRLSITSRHLQRWLFSLIAFILIWCADYIIYWTSHGATLMGILEFIVPLVILLIISSAYAEVNAEGQRMLKCICPMEERLSVLFFLNQQPLQMQVYGFAISYNAITTVILAFSVAFASRIVLDEVLN, encoded by the exons ATGCTAAGCGAAGAGGATAATATTACAGAGGTGCCGCCTCTCCCACCTCGCGTTGACAGCGTCACAAGGAATGTGTCTTCACCCCCTGTCGTAAATGCAGACGTCGGTTTCAAGCAGTACAAGCAAACACACGCGATGTATGCCGCAGCAGCCGCCGGCGCTGGTGTCGGACGCCCCCCAGGACCAGGAAGGGCGGGGTGTCCATTCAAGCCAAGATCCAT AGCCAGGACGTCTCCCGACCGATTCTATGAGTCTCACTCGGGTTCTGCCTACATTTCACACCTTCTCACACATGGCTCCGTGGACGACGGATTCCACCGCAAGAACATCGTCCTCTCACAGCGACTGCCCCGCTGGATCTGGTTCCTCATCGCCCGCTCCCTTGGAATCAAACTCTCATCGTCGCGCAACGACCGGCCAATCTTCGCCACCATCCTCCACTTCATCACCGTCACCACAGCGCTGGCCTTCGGCGTGTCCGGATTCTGGTTCAAGGTCTACGACATCAAGAGCGAGTTCTCCAGGACGACCGTCCTCATTGGCTGCGTCTCCATTCTCATAGGGTTTGCATGGATGCTGTTCGGGATCTATGCTCACAGACTTGCCGGGACGCTGTTCAGCAACAAGAACTTTGCGGAGGCCGTGCGGATGCACTCGAAGACGTTTATGAAGGTCAGCATCGCCCTGATCCTGATGGTGCTGAGCTTCCTCGTGGTTGCCATCAACTTGTTCGGTAGTTTCAATCTTATGTACGATGCGTCCTGCACCAATATCCAGCTGTCGCCTGTGGTGTGTCACATGATGTACATCTCGCGGGCCGTGTATGCCTTCTTCTGCGTTCTCTGGAATCTCCTGGTAGTATTCATTCTTCTTTCCGTCTGCAGAACGCATACCATTG GTATTCGGCGGTTCATGAGAGAGTTGGCGGTGGATGCCCAGATGTTTGAGAAGTACTGGATGGAAAACCTGCTCAGTGTTGACTCCACCCCTCAAACTGAACACAGCCAGCCCACCTCTGATG ACTGGTACATATGGGATGACAAAGTCAATGACAGTGAGGAAAACGACGAAGTGACATCGCAGAACGTATTTCTCGAATCCGTCTCGGACAGAACAGATCTACAAACACCGTCGGACGTTCTGTCATCACAGAGACCAGCGGAGAGAGTTTCTCCGGAGAAGTCGCATCGAGCGAAAGATTCATCAGGTGACGCAGATCAAGAAGACGATGAAGAGAAGTTGAAGCAGTCAGGGGAG ATGGCAGGTGATGAGGAACCAGGTGCTGATGATGACAAACGCCAAGAATCATGGGATGGATCGCTGATTCTGACCAATGATGAGCTCTTATTTTCATACtggaaaatatat TCTCGCCTGTCCATCACGTCGCGTCACCTCCAGCGCTGGCTGTTCAGCCTGATTGCCTTTATCCTCATCTGGTGCGCGGATTACATCATCTACTGGACGAGTCACGGTGCAACGCTCATGGGCATCCTCGAGTTCATTGTCCCGCTCGTTATCCTGTTGATCATCAGCTCCGCCTACGCAGAGGTCAATGCCGAAGGTCAAAGGATGCTCAAG TGTATTTGCCCCATGGAAGAGAGACTGTCCGTTCTGTTCTTCTTAAATCAGCAGCCTCTTCAGATGCAG GTCTACGGATTCGCAATCAGCTACAACGCCATCACAACGGTAATCCTGGCCTTCTCGGTGGCCTTCGCATCTCGAATTGTACTCGATGAAGTGCttaactga
- the LOC121377134 gene encoding uncharacterized protein LOC121377134 isoform X2 codes for MLSEEDNITEVPPLPPRVDSVTRNVSSPPVVNADVGFKQYKQTHAMYAAAAAGAGVGRPPGPGRAGCPFKPRSIARTSPDRFYESHSGSAYISHLLTHGSVDDGFHRKNIVLSQRLPRWIWFLIARSLGIKLSSSRNDRPIFATILHFITVTTALAFGVSGFWFKVYDIKSEFSRTTVLIGCVSILIGFAWMLFGIYAHRLAGTLFSNKNFAEAVRMHSKTFMKVSIALILMVLSFLVVAINLFGSFNLMYDASCTNIQLSPVVCHMMYISRAVYAFFCVLWNLLVVFILLSVCRTHTIGIRRFMRELAVDAQMFEKYWMENLLSVDSTPQTEHSQPTSDDWYIWDDKVNDSEENDEVTSQNVFLESVSDRTDLQTPSDVLSSQRPAERVSPEKSHRAKDSSGDADQEDDEEKLKQSGEMAGDEEPGADDDKRQESWDGSLILTNDELLFSYWKIYSRLSITSRHLQRWLFSLIAFILIWCADYIIYWTSHGATLMGILEFIVPLVILLIISSAYAEVNAEGQRMLKFYSSVFAPWKRDCPFCSS; via the exons ATGCTAAGCGAAGAGGATAATATTACAGAGGTGCCGCCTCTCCCACCTCGCGTTGACAGCGTCACAAGGAATGTGTCTTCACCCCCTGTCGTAAATGCAGACGTCGGTTTCAAGCAGTACAAGCAAACACACGCGATGTATGCCGCAGCAGCCGCCGGCGCTGGTGTCGGACGCCCCCCAGGACCAGGAAGGGCGGGGTGTCCATTCAAGCCAAGATCCAT AGCCAGGACGTCTCCCGACCGATTCTATGAGTCTCACTCGGGTTCTGCCTACATTTCACACCTTCTCACACATGGCTCCGTGGACGACGGATTCCACCGCAAGAACATCGTCCTCTCACAGCGACTGCCCCGCTGGATCTGGTTCCTCATCGCCCGCTCCCTTGGAATCAAACTCTCATCGTCGCGCAACGACCGGCCAATCTTCGCCACCATCCTCCACTTCATCACCGTCACCACAGCGCTGGCCTTCGGCGTGTCCGGATTCTGGTTCAAGGTCTACGACATCAAGAGCGAGTTCTCCAGGACGACCGTCCTCATTGGCTGCGTCTCCATTCTCATAGGGTTTGCATGGATGCTGTTCGGGATCTATGCTCACAGACTTGCCGGGACGCTGTTCAGCAACAAGAACTTTGCGGAGGCCGTGCGGATGCACTCGAAGACGTTTATGAAGGTCAGCATCGCCCTGATCCTGATGGTGCTGAGCTTCCTCGTGGTTGCCATCAACTTGTTCGGTAGTTTCAATCTTATGTACGATGCGTCCTGCACCAATATCCAGCTGTCGCCTGTGGTGTGTCACATGATGTACATCTCGCGGGCCGTGTATGCCTTCTTCTGCGTTCTCTGGAATCTCCTGGTAGTATTCATTCTTCTTTCCGTCTGCAGAACGCATACCATTG GTATTCGGCGGTTCATGAGAGAGTTGGCGGTGGATGCCCAGATGTTTGAGAAGTACTGGATGGAAAACCTGCTCAGTGTTGACTCCACCCCTCAAACTGAACACAGCCAGCCCACCTCTGATG ACTGGTACATATGGGATGACAAAGTCAATGACAGTGAGGAAAACGACGAAGTGACATCGCAGAACGTATTTCTCGAATCCGTCTCGGACAGAACAGATCTACAAACACCGTCGGACGTTCTGTCATCACAGAGACCAGCGGAGAGAGTTTCTCCGGAGAAGTCGCATCGAGCGAAAGATTCATCAGGTGACGCAGATCAAGAAGACGATGAAGAGAAGTTGAAGCAGTCAGGGGAG ATGGCAGGTGATGAGGAACCAGGTGCTGATGATGACAAACGCCAAGAATCATGGGATGGATCGCTGATTCTGACCAATGATGAGCTCTTATTTTCATACtggaaaatatat TCTCGCCTGTCCATCACGTCGCGTCACCTCCAGCGCTGGCTGTTCAGCCTGATTGCCTTTATCCTCATCTGGTGCGCGGATTACATCATCTACTGGACGAGTCACGGTGCAACGCTCATGGGCATCCTCGAGTTCATTGTCCCGCTCGTTATCCTGTTGATCATCAGCTCCGCCTACGCAGAGGTCAATGCCGAAGGTCAAAGGATGCTCAAG TTTTATTCCAGTGTATTTGCCCCATGGAAGAGAGACTGTCCGTTCTGTTCTTCTTAA